A DNA window from Purpureocillium takamizusanense chromosome 9, complete sequence contains the following coding sequences:
- a CDS encoding uncharacterized protein (COG:S~EggNog:ENOG503NX4A) — protein sequence METDTANRYRSRILREMNANRANPFNSPPSSTGSHGTVSPTMSSVFSDPDGESTRRLNEDIARITASKKLPINWEAAHRKWPEFFSLPKARDAHHDDTDTRPLATLENNRPTVLNDDSTQDVWAASKKARAEMQPRVENESDLSSLISKSPAHALPRHVTAANVRQSSPLTKVHARNPSDHAIPGQRRQSISEALNGLRHASPPPRDASRDHQRGSHSPLLSSAKSSLTAVPPSPGSMTSPGHDASHARSFFMPDVSHLGDFVTGTLKFSGSMKNGVPIFVKNGKVHDRQERPSVAAHAQVDGLQIPEDEEKIFVSMDMIRDEIISLQEHHDKVQEYAESLQRDVENLEAQLRSSKRSGGDGYADDKLVARKNQLEIEVAALQTRLDQATRKYSDKEFENVSLAHERDRAVSRLQSACDDISKLTRKLSHREKALESSHKQQETTDQMRQDNDTLRRDLISLKNGRDALELENSTLRKDNEALRQRQVELEEEIESLRSHYKSARREDGSLVSENKSLRANNESMSEEIESLRENLDGAQHELDAAREEIDTLRQEKSTLQEDNESLVRHNDKYFSENKMLRRENSGFERSIHDLHDENLKLKDDVELLKQQLDHCRPIPKDDFSARLDEETEENMTSAFFVPDITIDTNESGPTEATQTKDVPIQPELTSQSYKTPTTHVNAISARDTTRETKKTKSKPKQTTQGQKVAFSIPETTTQSDRNVANKSKRRSRSNSQHSQKGPVMDPFNDVDDTTGLQSMDNPTEDQAISLNLSLKNQRQSQQLQDQAGQAHKIRRTSQTSQKIILETDLAAQHAKQLNHDTCPALSKDARRVLDGLCEHNCRNCIVCTRITSHRGVISATEAASGKKRVTVPRPVPVTDRDLTADDPTMRPSQAPGHALALVIKGLEDESHHMQLELSRMQAAYNGADKSIGRRDRLSLAEGIRTLLKRLEVKNDQIYSLYDVLEGQKAAGQAMTEEEVEMTVLNITGMTVRDVTSNSDNFTWEGIHDAA from the exons ATGGAGACCGACACAGCTAACAGGTATCGCTCACGCATCTTAAGGGAGATGAATGCGAACCGCGCGAATCCCTTCAACTCtccgccctcctccaccggcTCCCATGGCACCGTCAGCCCGACCATGTCCTCCGTCTTCTCCGACCCCGACGGTGAGTCGACGCGCCGACTCAACGAGGACATTGCCCGCATCACCGCGTCCAAGAAGCTCCCTATCAACTGGGAGGCTGCGCATCGCAAATGGCCCGAGTTCTTCTCTCTGCCCAAGGCACGAGACGCGCACCATGACGATACCGACACGAGACCGTTGGCCACGCTGGAGAACAACCGCCCGACCGTCCTCAACGACGATTCCACTCAGGACGTTTGGGCTGCATCCAAAAAGGCGCGTGCCGAGATGCAGCCGCGTGTCGAAAACGAATCCGACTTGTCCTCCCTCATCTCCAAGTCCCCTGCCCACGCGCTGCCTCGCCATGTGACGGCCGCCAACGTGAGGCAATCCAGCCCTCTGACCAAGGTACATGCGCGAAATCCATCAGATCATGCCATACCtggccagcggcgacagTCCATTTCCGAGGCCCTCAATGGCCTACGACACGCGTCTCCTCCACCACGAGACGCGTCGAGGGATCACCAGCGTGGCAGCCACTCGCCGCTGCTCTCTTCCGCCAAGTCAAGTCTGACCGCTGTCCCCCCGTCACCGGGCTCTATGACCAGTCCTGGGCATGACGCGTCCCACGCTCGTTCTTTCTTCATGCCCGATGTTTCACACCTCGGTGATTTCGTCACGGGAACCCTCAAATTCAGCGGCTCCATGAAGAACGGCGTTCCCATTTTTGTCAAGAACGGCAAGGTGCACGATCGGCAAGAGCGTCCTTCTGTCGCTGCACACGCCCAGGTCGACGGATTGCAGATCCCAGAAGATGAAGAAAAGATCTTCGTGTCCATGGATATGATCCGTGACGAGATTATTTCTCTCCAGGAGCACCACGACAAGGTGCAAGAATATGCTGAGAGCCTCCAGCGGGATGTTGAAAACCTTGAGGCCCAGCTCAGATCCTCCAAGCGCTCTGGTGGCGACGGCTACGCGGACGACAAGCTCGTGGCCCGTAAGAATC AATTGGAAATAGAAGTTGCAGCATTACAGACTCGCTTGGACCAGGCCACGCGAAAGTATAGCGACAAAGAATTCGAGAACGTTTCACTTGCCCACGAGCGAGACCGCGCTGTCAGCAGACTACAGAGCGCTTGCGACGATATCAGCAAGCTCACGCGCAAATTGAGCCACAGAGAAAAGGCGCTGGAGTCTTCGCATAAGCAGCAAGAGACGACGGACCAGATGCGACAGGACAATGACACGTTACGCCGCGATCTCATCTCGTTGAAGAATGGgcgcgacgcgctcgagctcgagaacTCAACGTTGCGGAAGGACAACGAGGCTCTTCGCCAGAGGCAAGTAGAGCTGGAGGAAGAGATTGAGTCACTCCGATCGCACTATAAGAGCGCGCGACGCGAGGATGGCTCTCTTGTGAGCGAGAACAAGTCGCTTCGTGCGAACAACGAGTCCATGTCCGAGGAGATTGAGAGCCTGCGCGAAAACCTAGACGGAGCCCAACACGAGCTTGACGCTGCCCGTGAAGAGATCGACACCTTGCGTCAGGAAAAGTCGACCCTGCAGGAGGACAACGAGAGCCTTGTTCGTCACAACGACAAGTACTTCAGCGAAAACAAGATGCTACGTCGTGAAAACTCTGGCTTCGAGCGCAGCATTCACGACCTGCACGACGAGAATCTGAAGCTCAAAGATGACGTTGAGCTGTTGAAGCAGCAACTCGACCACTGCCGCCCAATTCCCAAGGACGACTTCTCTGCCCGTCTTGACGAGGAGACAGAGGAGAACATGACGTCGGCCTTCTTCGTTCCGGATATTACAATAGACACGAATGAGTCTGGTCCGACCGAGGCCACCCAGACCAAAGATGTTCCTATCCAGCCCGAGCTCACTTCCCAAAGCTACAAGACGCCAACAACCCACGTTAACGCAATATCAGCTCGGGATACGACCcgcgagacgaagaagaccAAGAGCAAGCCAAAACAGACTACCCAGGGTCAAAAGGTTGCATTCTCCATACCCGAAACGACGACGCAAAGCGACAGGAATGTGGCAAACAAGAGCAAGCGCCGCAGTCGCTCAAACTCGCAACACAGCCAGAAGGGCCCGGTCATGGACCCTTTCAACGACGTTGATGACACAACTGGCCTGCAGTCGATGGACAACCCAACTGAAGATCAGGCCATCTCCCTGAACCTATCTCTGAAAAACCAACGCCAGTCGCAGCAATTGCAGGACCaggctggccaagctcaTAAAATCCGCCGTACTTCGCAAACTTCACAAAAGATCATTCTGGAGACTGATCTAGCCGCTCAGCATGCGAAGCAGCTTAATCACGACACCTGCCCGGCGCTCTCTAAGGATGCACGCCGCGTGCTGGATGGACTGTGCGAGCATAATTGTCGCAACTGCATAGTTTGCACTAGAATCACATCGCACCGTGGTGTCATCTCCGCGACCGAAGCCGCTTCGGGCAAGAAGCGCGTCACCGTTCCCCGGCCAGTGCCCGTTACCGACCGCGACCTGACCGCGGACGATCCGACGATGCGGCCCTCGCAAGCCCCTGGTCACGCGTTGGCCCTCGTCATCAAGGGCCTGGAAGATGAGTCCCATCATATGCAGCTCGAGCTTTCTCGCATGCAGGCAGCATATAACGGCGCGGACAAGTCTATCGGTCGGCGTGACAGGCTTTCTCTCGCAGAGGGCATCCGGACGCTGCTGAAGCGCCTCGAGGTCAAGAACGACCAGATTTACAGCCTCTATGATGTCCTGGAGGGGCAAAAGGCCGCCGGACAAGCgatgacggaggaggaggtagAGATGACGGTGCTAAACATCACCGGTATGACGGTACGGGATGTGACCAGCAACAGTGACAACTTTACTTGGGAAGGCATCCACGATGCTGCCTAG